The Panulirus ornatus isolate Po-2019 chromosome 32, ASM3632096v1, whole genome shotgun sequence genome includes a window with the following:
- the LOC139759173 gene encoding lysophospholipase-like protein 1: MSSKLLHVSMVAQSRPRHTASIIFMHGSGGTGPMAKEGIKMVLGKNMSFPHIRILYPTAPQRPYTPSYGQLQHVWFNRHSISLTAEEDLTTIEPMAEEINKLINQEVQQGVAIKRIILGGFSMGSSLAMQMGYRFRPDIGGVFVLSSFLNKNSKVYEVLDSSPHRSYPPLFMCHGEKDDIVPYAWGQHTFKKLQQRGIIGEFQSFPDMYHCTSKEELNLLHQWILQQLPED, encoded by the exons ATGTCAAGCAAATTGCTTCATGTCAGCATGGTAGCACAGTCCAGGCCTCGTCACACTGCTTCCATTATATTCATGCATGGATCAG GTGGCACAGGTCCTATGGCAAAGGAAGGAATAAAGATGGTGTTAGGGAAAAATATGTCATTTCCACATATTCGCATCCTGTATCCAACTGCTCCACAGAGGCCTTATACCCCATCGTATGGTCAACTACAGCATGTCTGGTTTAACAG ACACAGTATTTCTCTGACTGCTGAAGAAGACTTGACTACTATTGAACCCATGGCTGAGGAGATTAACAAGCTCATAAACCAGGAAGTTCAGCAAGGGGTTGCTATTAAGAGAATTATTTTAG GAGGCTTTTCTATGGGCTCAAGTTTGGCAATGCAGATGGGATATCGCTTCCGCCCAGACATAGGAGGAGTTTTTGTGTTGTCGTCATTTCTGAATAAGAATTCCAAGGTATATGAG gtccTGGATTCATCACCACATCGTTCCTATCCTCCACTGTTTATGTGTCATGGAGAAAAAGATGATATAGTCCCATATGCCTGGGGTCAGCATACCTTCAAGAAGCTGCAGCAGCGTGGAATAATTGGGGAGTTTCAATCCTTCCCTGATATGTACCATTGTACAAGTAAAGAGGAACTGAACTTGTTACATCAGTGGATTTTACAACAGCTCCCAGAAGATTGA